DNA from Demetria terragena DSM 11295:
ACTTCAGCAGGTAGGCCACCGCAGCAACCGTGACGATGAATACCAGGATCGGCGCTGCCACCGTCTTGACGTGAGTGCGGAGCTCGAGCTCTACGCGCTCGCCCTGGGCGAGCAACTTCTCCGAGAAGGCCATGGGCTCATGGTGCCACGCCCAACTCGATCGGCAGCGTTGCGGGCGCGGTGCGCCCTCCGGTCATCAGCCCAAACGATCGGCTGCCACGACCCCACGAAGTACCGAATCCACGGCATAGCGAGCGGTCCGTCGCACCTCCTGATCGGGCGAGGCGTCCGCGATCTGGTCGAGCAGGTCGATCAATTGCTTGCACCGTCGCACGAAGTCACCCGCAGTGAGGTCGCTATCGCGCAGGCATACCTCAAGGCGTTGGCCGCTCGCCCACCGGTGAATCGTCCAGGCAATCCCTGGCTCGGGCGCACCCATCGGCGCAACCCGGTGCTCACGCTGGAGGTACTGGAGCTCGCCCCAGATGGAGTCAAGTTCCTTCAGCGCGTCGCGCACCTCGTCGTTCGGAAGCCGCGGCATCACATCGGTTGGCTCACGACGTGGCTCGTGAACCAGGGCACTGATGACGCTGGCAAACGATGCTGGATCGAGTCCGCGCCACACTTGTCGGCGGAGACACTCAGCCACCAAGAGATCCTTCTCGGTATAGATGCGCTGCAGCACCCGGCCTTCCTCAGTGACCTGCTGACCTTTCGCATCGAGATAGCCCAGGACGCTCAGCAGGTCGCAGATTCGGTCGAAGGTCCGCGCCACCGTGTGCGTACGCCCCGCGACCTTGCGTTCCAATCCATCAGTCTCTCGACGCAGACGCCACCAGCGTTCGGACCAGCGCGCGTGGTCCTCCCGATATGGACATTCGTGGCTCGGGTGATCAGTGAGCGCCCGCCGCAAGCGATCGATCTCGGCGGTGCTCTCGGCGTCCCGTTCTTCGCCCGACTCCGAGCGCCGCGGCGGCGGATCGTGCGGCGCTTTCGCGCGCAAGGTGGCCGCCAGATCCCGTCGAGACTTCGGATTGCGGCTACTGAACGACTTGGGAATCTGGATTGTCATGATGGGCTCAAGCGGCTCATCGACATCGCTGTCGCCGATGGCCCGCACCTGACCATCCGCAGTGAGCACGATCGGATCGCCCGCCACGGCCCGACGGGGACCGCGCTTGCCGGGGACGACGACGGCCAGACCAGCCCGCCGACCGTCTGGCACGCGGACTACGTCACCGGGTTCAAGCAAGCTGAGCGAGTGGGCCGCCGCGGCACGCCGATTCCCGGCACGCTGCTTCTGAACTGACTTCTGGAGGTCGGACAGCTCGCGGCGTAGACGGGCATACTCGGCGAAGTCGCCCAGGTGACAGCGCATCGCATCCGCGTAGCCCTCCAGGCCTTCCTCGTTGCGCTTGATAGCCCGTGCAATGCCCACGACGGCGCGGTCTGCCTGAAACTGTGCGAACGAGGACTCCAACACCTCCCGAGCTCGCGCGCGGCCAACCTGGTCCACGAGGTTGACGGCCATGTTGCTGGTGGGCACGAAGCTTGATCGCAGCGGATAGGTACGGGTCGAGGCCAATCCCGCGACCGACTCGGGATCGATGCGGCGATCGTGCAGCACGACCGCATGGCCTTCGACATCGATGCTGCGGCGGCCGGCCCGACCCGTCAGTTGGGTGAATTCAGCAGGCGTGATGTCGGCGTGCGTCTCTCCGTTGAACTTGACCAACTTCTCCAGTACGACGGTCCGGGCTGGCATGTTGATGCCCAGCGCGAGCGTCTCCGTGGCAAACACCGCTTTGATCCGACCATCGGTGAAGAGGTCTTCGACGATCTCCCGAAAGGTGGGAAGCATCCCGGCGTGATGGGCGGCGAAGCCGCGCGACAGCCCCTCGACGAAGTCGTAGTAACCAAGCACGCCGAGGTCCTCGTCGGGCAGGCTCGACACCCGTTCCTCGACCATGCGACGAATGGCGCGACCTTCGGACTCAGGAATGAGCTCGGTACCCCACGCCAGGAGCTGGCTCACCGCAGCGTCGCAGCCAACTCGACTGAAAATGAACGTAATCGCTGGCAGAAGACCGCTGCGGTCGAGCCGATCGATGACCTCAGCCCGACTCGGACCACCGCCCGGTCGGGCGCCGCGCGGTGGCGGCCCACCGGATTGACGACCGCGAGTCTGCCGGCCCTGGCGACCTCTGGGTGCGCCTGCGTCCTCACGTCGACCGCGTCGCTCCTGCTGGATTTGCGCGATGCGCTTGCGCAGTTGCGGGTTGAGCGCCAGCTGAGACTCATCGCCAGCGCGCCGGGTGTCCTCGACGAACAAGTCCATGAGTTCGCGACCGACCATCATGTGCTGCCAAAGAGGTACGGGGCGATGCTCCTCAACGATGACCTCGGTGTCGCCACGGACTTCCCGTAACCAGTCGCCAAATTCCTCGGCGTTGGAGACGGTTGCGGACAACGACACCACCTGCACCGCCAGCGGCAACTGAATGATGACTTCTTCCCAGACTGCGCCACGGAACCGATCGGCGAGATAGTGCACCTCGTCCATGACCACGAACCCCAGCGTGTCGAGGGTCGCGCTACCGGCGTACAGCATGTTGCGGAGCACCTCGGTGGTCATGACGACGATCGAGGCTTCACCATTGATCGATGAGTCACCGGTGAGGAGGCCAACGTTGTGTGTGCCATGACGCTCGCACAAGTCGGCGTACTTCTGATTGGACAACGCCTTAATCGGCGTCGTGTAAAAGGTCTTACGACCGGTGTGGACTGCGAGGTAGCACGCGAACTCACCCACCACGGTTTTGCCCGAGCCTGTGGGTGCCGCAACGAGCACCCCGCGGCCTTCCTGAACCGCCTCGCACCCCGATACCTGGAAGGCATCTAGCGGGAAGTCATAGCCCTGCGCGAAACGGGTGAAGTGGCTGGAGTCGTAGCGACGGCGCTCTGGCGCTGCCTCGGAGGTTGAGCTGGGCATGCTGCTGAGACTAGGCGGACAACGAGGGGCCGGACGGCGCGACGCGCTCAGACCTCAGAGCTCAGATTGTGCTTCGTCATCGACATCAAGCCACTCGGGTCGTTCCTTGGCCTCGCGGCGCTTGTCGAGCATGATCGCCAGCCCACAGGAGCCGTAGTACAGGATCATCAGGGGGATCAGGATGACGAACATCGCCAACGGGTCGGGCGTCGGGGCCATCATCGCCGAGAACACCGCGATCACCAGAACTGCCACGCGCCAGCCCTTGAGCATGATGCGACCCGGGAGGATACGAATGGTGTTGAGCGCCATCAGGATCACCGGCAACAGGAACGACAGCCCCATCAGCAGGATGAACTTCGTGACGAAGTTGATGTAGTAGGTCGCGTCGATCAGATTGGACGTGATGTTGTCGGCTGGCGTGAAGCCGAACAGCGCGCCGATGATGGCCGGGATCGCCAGGCCGCCAAAGATGCAGCCGATGATGAACAGGGGCACCGCCGACCCGATGAACAAGCGGGCGACTTTCTTCTCTTTCTTGGTCAGACCCGGCACCAGGAAGCCCCAGATCTGCCACAGCCACACCGGACTCGACAGAATCAGGCCAACAAAGAAAGAGATTTTGATCCGCAAACTGAATGCCTGCGTCGCCTGCCCGAAGTTGGGCTGGATTTGGGCTGAAGGATGCTCGTCGCGATAGTCGAAGATCGGCTGGATCAGGACGTTCCAGACACCCTTGAAATCCCAGCTGCCGATCGCGACCGGGTCGAAAATGAGCCAGCCAATCACCGCTCCGGCCACGATGGCGCCGGTCGCGATCAACGTGCGATTGCGGAACTCCCGGAAGTGGTCGCCGAGCGACATCCGGGCTTCGGGGTTGGCCGACTTCCGGCGCAGCAGCGCCATTCAGCAGGTGCCGTTCACGCGGTCATGGAGTGGAAAGTTCGCAACGGAGCGGGTGGGCTCAGTTGCCCTGCGAGGGGCCGGTGGCGCCGCCCTGGTTCTGCGGGGGCTGCTGACCTGCGACGGGAGCCTCGCCGGGAACCGACTGATCGGGGGCGGCCGCACGTGGTGCCTCGCCGGGGACCGTGCCGTCGGCGCGCTTGGGCTGGCTCGCCTGACCCTGAACGGTTTCTTTCGATGCGTCGCTGTCGGTCAGGTCGCCGAGTTCACTCTTGAGGATGCGCGTCGAACGCCCCAGGCTACGGGCTGCGTCCGGCAACTTCTTCCAGCCGAACACGACCACGATGATCAGCACCAAGATGACAACGGCCATCGGGTTATCGAACAGTCGGGCCACGGTGGATTCCTCTTCTCACACGCACAGGATGAACTAGGTCTACCCAAGTCTACGCACCACTCTGGTCGTACGTCGCCAGTGCCTCACGCGCGGCGGCAGACACCCGGTCTGCCACGGCTGCCGGCGCCAAGACCACGGCCTCTCCC
Protein-coding regions in this window:
- a CDS encoding twin-arginine translocase TatA/TatE family subunit, which codes for MARLFDNPMAVVILVLIIVVVFGWKKLPDAARSLGRSTRILKSELGDLTDSDASKETVQGQASQPKRADGTVPGEAPRAAAPDQSVPGEAPVAGQQPPQNQGGATGPSQGN
- a CDS encoding DEAD/DEAH box helicase, with amino-acid sequence MPSSTSEAAPERRRYDSSHFTRFAQGYDFPLDAFQVSGCEAVQEGRGVLVAAPTGSGKTVVGEFACYLAVHTGRKTFYTTPIKALSNQKYADLCERHGTHNVGLLTGDSSINGEASIVVMTTEVLRNMLYAGSATLDTLGFVVMDEVHYLADRFRGAVWEEVIIQLPLAVQVVSLSATVSNAEEFGDWLREVRGDTEVIVEEHRPVPLWQHMMVGRELMDLFVEDTRRAGDESQLALNPQLRKRIAQIQQERRGRREDAGAPRGRQGRQTRGRQSGGPPPRGARPGGGPSRAEVIDRLDRSGLLPAITFIFSRVGCDAAVSQLLAWGTELIPESEGRAIRRMVEERVSSLPDEDLGVLGYYDFVEGLSRGFAAHHAGMLPTFREIVEDLFTDGRIKAVFATETLALGINMPARTVVLEKLVKFNGETHADITPAEFTQLTGRAGRRSIDVEGHAVVLHDRRIDPESVAGLASTRTYPLRSSFVPTSNMAVNLVDQVGRARAREVLESSFAQFQADRAVVGIARAIKRNEEGLEGYADAMRCHLGDFAEYARLRRELSDLQKSVQKQRAGNRRAAAAHSLSLLEPGDVVRVPDGRRAGLAVVVPGKRGPRRAVAGDPIVLTADGQVRAIGDSDVDEPLEPIMTIQIPKSFSSRNPKSRRDLAATLRAKAPHDPPPRRSESGEERDAESTAEIDRLRRALTDHPSHECPYREDHARWSERWWRLRRETDGLERKVAGRTHTVARTFDRICDLLSVLGYLDAKGQQVTEEGRVLQRIYTEKDLLVAECLRRQVWRGLDPASFASVISALVHEPRREPTDVMPRLPNDEVRDALKELDSIWGELQYLQREHRVAPMGAPEPGIAWTIHRWASGQRLEVCLRDSDLTAGDFVRRCKQLIDLLDQIADASPDQEVRRTARYAVDSVLRGVVAADRLG
- the tatC gene encoding twin-arginine translocase subunit TatC, producing the protein MALLRRKSANPEARMSLGDHFREFRNRTLIATGAIVAGAVIGWLIFDPVAIGSWDFKGVWNVLIQPIFDYRDEHPSAQIQPNFGQATQAFSLRIKISFFVGLILSSPVWLWQIWGFLVPGLTKKEKKVARLFIGSAVPLFIIGCIFGGLAIPAIIGALFGFTPADNITSNLIDATYYINFVTKFILLMGLSFLLPVILMALNTIRILPGRIMLKGWRVAVLVIAVFSAMMAPTPDPLAMFVILIPLMILYYGSCGLAIMLDKRREAKERPEWLDVDDEAQSEL